In the genome of Segatella copri, one region contains:
- a CDS encoding aminoacyl-histidine dipeptidase: MEKNDLKPALVFEQFAKINEIPRPSKHEENMIEYLKEFGKSHNLETVVDETGNVLIRKAATPGYENADTIILQSHMDMVCDKLVDVEFDFHKDAIQTYVDGEWLKAKGTTLGADDGIGCAIELAILAADDIEHGPIECVFTRDEETGLSGAVGMKAGFMTGKMLINLDSEDEGQIFVSCAGGQTTKATFHFNREEAPAGYFFMEASLKGLNGGHSGDDINKKRANAIKVLARFLFLESEKLNGELRLVSFNSGKMHNAIPRDGKIVFAVKNEAKEQVRADWNIFASEVEDEFHVTEQSMLFNMGSADAAPVIEKAVADKFIMALQAVDNGPLTTCQDEALAEMVETSSNVASVITDENSIHIVASQRSNVMSNLDNMTNTVKAAFLLAGAEVNVGGKYPAWKMRANNKLTGITVKSYEKLFGKEPLVKGIHAGLECGLFSERYPDLDMVSFGPTLRNVHTPEEALLIPTVEMVWNHLLDILRSVK; the protein is encoded by the coding sequence ATGGAAAAAAATGATTTAAAACCTGCTCTCGTGTTCGAGCAGTTCGCTAAAATCAACGAGATTCCTCGTCCTTCTAAGCACGAGGAGAACATGATTGAGTACTTGAAGGAATTTGGCAAGAGCCACAACCTTGAGACTGTAGTTGATGAGACTGGCAACGTCTTGATTCGCAAGGCTGCCACCCCAGGATATGAGAATGCTGACACCATCATCCTCCAAAGCCACATGGATATGGTTTGCGATAAACTGGTGGATGTGGAGTTCGATTTCCACAAGGATGCCATCCAGACTTATGTGGATGGAGAATGGCTGAAGGCAAAGGGTACTACCCTCGGTGCTGACGATGGTATCGGATGTGCCATCGAGCTCGCCATCCTCGCAGCCGACGATATTGAGCATGGTCCTATCGAGTGCGTATTTACCCGTGACGAGGAGACAGGCTTGAGTGGTGCCGTAGGCATGAAGGCAGGCTTCATGACTGGCAAGATGCTCATCAACCTCGATTCTGAGGATGAGGGACAGATTTTCGTATCATGCGCAGGCGGTCAGACCACCAAGGCTACCTTCCACTTCAATCGTGAGGAGGCTCCAGCTGGCTATTTCTTCATGGAAGCTTCTCTGAAGGGACTCAACGGCGGTCACTCTGGCGATGACATCAACAAGAAACGCGCCAACGCCATCAAGGTACTTGCCCGTTTCCTCTTCTTGGAAAGCGAAAAGCTGAATGGTGAACTCCGCCTGGTTAGCTTCAACAGTGGCAAGATGCACAATGCCATCCCTCGCGACGGCAAGATTGTATTCGCAGTCAAGAACGAGGCAAAGGAGCAGGTACGTGCCGACTGGAATATCTTCGCTTCAGAGGTAGAGGATGAGTTCCACGTTACAGAGCAGTCGATGTTGTTCAACATGGGTTCTGCCGATGCAGCTCCTGTCATCGAGAAAGCTGTGGCAGATAAGTTCATCATGGCTTTGCAGGCTGTTGACAACGGTCCTCTTACCACTTGTCAGGACGAGGCGCTTGCCGAGATGGTTGAGACATCAAGCAATGTAGCAAGCGTCATCACCGATGAGAACAGCATCCACATCGTGGCTTCACAGCGCAGTAATGTAATGAGCAATTTGGATAATATGACCAACACCGTGAAGGCAGCCTTCCTCTTGGCAGGAGCTGAGGTAAATGTGGGCGGTAAGTATCCAGCATGGAAGATGCGTGCCAACAACAAGCTGACCGGCATCACCGTAAAGAGTTACGAGAAGCTCTTCGGCAAGGAGCCACTGGTCAAGGGCATCCACGCCGGTCTGGAGTGCGGTCTCTTCTCTGAGCGTTACCCAGACCTCGACATGGTAAGCTTCGGCCCTACCCTTCGCAACGTGCACACTCCAGAGGAAGCTCTTCTGATTCCTACCGTTGAGATGGTATGGAATCACTTGTTGGACATTCTCCGTAGCGTGAAGTAA
- a CDS encoding RNA polymerase sigma factor, which yields MERNKESERSLIADYYTKHFEELKAFVYSRLPIADEAEDIAQNIFLKLLESKKMITPITLPCFVYTMARNLIADYWRHRQQGEVYEHFIKTSNWRSRSTESVESLFSAQEVNEMLERGIAQLSDKQSCVYRLNVYENMPVREIATTLNLSYKNTENRLGFARKRVRDFMKKALAS from the coding sequence ATGGAACGAAACAAAGAATCAGAACGCAGCTTAATAGCTGATTATTACACAAAGCATTTCGAAGAATTGAAGGCGTTTGTGTATTCCCGTCTGCCGATAGCGGATGAGGCTGAGGATATAGCGCAGAACATTTTCTTGAAACTGTTGGAGTCGAAGAAGATGATTACGCCTATCACCTTGCCTTGTTTTGTCTATACCATGGCGAGAAACTTGATTGCTGACTACTGGCGCCACAGACAGCAAGGTGAGGTGTACGAGCATTTCATCAAGACAAGCAATTGGAGGTCGAGAAGTACCGAGAGCGTCGAGTCGCTGTTCTCGGCTCAGGAAGTGAACGAAATGTTAGAACGCGGTATCGCCCAACTTTCCGATAAGCAAAGCTGTGTTTATCGCTTGAATGTTTATGAGAATATGCCGGTGAGAGAAATCGCTACAACGCTCAACTTGAGTTACAAAAATACCGAAAATCGCCTGGGTTTTGCCCGCAAGCGGGTTCGTGACTTTATGAAGAAGGCGTTGGCTAGTTAG
- the htpG gene encoding molecular chaperone HtpG, producing the protein MAQKGNIGVTTENIFPVIKKFLYSDHDIFLREMVSNAVDATQKLKTLAAQGDFKGEIGDTTVRISLDEKAGTLTISDRGIGMTEEEIDKYINQIAFSGVTDFLDKYKENANAIIGHFGLGFYSSFMVASKVEIITKSYKEGSKAVKWSCDGSPAFEIEDTDKADRGSDIVLHIADDCKEFLQKNKIEELLNKYCKFMAVPVAFGKKTEWKDGKNVETDEDNIINNVEPLWTKTPSTLKDEDYKKFYHTLYPMQDDPLFWIHLNVDFPFNLTGILYFPRIKNSIDMQRNKIQLYCNQVFVTDQVEGIVPEFLTLLHGVIDSPDIPLNVSRSYLQSDSNVKKISTYITKKVADRLNSIFKENRKEFEEKWDDLKLFINYGMLSQDDFYDRAKDFALLKDVEGKYFTYEEYKTLIKDNQTDKDGNLVYLYANNKEEQYSYIEAAKQKGYSVLLMEGQLDTPMVNMLEQKLEKSRFTRVDADIIDRLIVKEDAKKTDLTKDQSDNLTEVFRSQMPKLDKAEFFVEIQALGEQNQPVLITQNEYMRRMKAMSQFQAGMNFYGQMPDSYNIVLNSDHALVKKVLEDAEANTADALKPILAEIKGQEARLAVLHQEQGKKKPEEITQEEKDDVHNTEKAISDEKAKRNDIISGYAKNNNIVHQLIDLALLQNGMLKGASLDAFLKRSVDMIK; encoded by the coding sequence ATGGCACAGAAAGGTAATATCGGTGTAACGACAGAGAACATATTCCCTGTCATCAAGAAATTCTTATATTCAGATCATGACATCTTCCTTCGTGAGATGGTTTCCAACGCTGTGGATGCTACACAGAAGTTGAAGACTCTTGCTGCCCAGGGCGACTTCAAGGGTGAGATTGGCGACACTACTGTACGCATCTCTCTCGACGAGAAGGCTGGTACCCTGACTATCAGTGACCGTGGTATCGGTATGACAGAGGAGGAAATCGATAAATATATCAACCAGATTGCATTCTCTGGTGTAACAGACTTCCTCGACAAGTACAAGGAGAATGCCAACGCCATCATCGGTCACTTCGGTCTCGGTTTCTATTCTTCTTTCATGGTAGCAAGCAAGGTGGAAATCATCACCAAGAGCTACAAAGAGGGTAGCAAGGCTGTAAAGTGGAGCTGCGATGGTTCACCTGCTTTCGAAATCGAGGACACTGACAAGGCTGACCGCGGTTCAGATATCGTTCTCCATATCGCTGACGACTGCAAGGAATTCCTTCAGAAAAACAAGATTGAGGAACTCCTGAACAAGTACTGCAAGTTTATGGCAGTGCCTGTAGCCTTCGGCAAGAAGACTGAGTGGAAGGACGGCAAGAACGTGGAGACAGACGAGGATAACATTATTAATAATGTGGAGCCTCTCTGGACCAAGACTCCTAGCACCTTGAAGGATGAGGACTACAAGAAGTTCTATCACACCCTCTATCCAATGCAGGACGACCCATTGTTCTGGATTCACCTGAACGTAGATTTCCCATTCAACCTGACGGGTATTCTCTACTTCCCACGTATCAAGAACAGCATTGACATGCAGCGCAACAAGATTCAGCTGTATTGCAACCAGGTATTCGTAACAGACCAGGTAGAGGGCATCGTTCCTGAGTTCCTGACCCTGCTGCATGGTGTTATCGACTCACCGGATATCCCATTGAACGTGAGCCGCAGCTACTTGCAGAGCGACAGCAACGTGAAGAAGATTTCTACCTACATCACCAAGAAGGTGGCAGACCGCTTGAACTCTATCTTCAAGGAGAACCGCAAGGAATTCGAGGAGAAGTGGGATGACCTCAAACTCTTCATCAACTACGGTATGCTTTCACAGGATGACTTCTACGATCGCGCCAAGGATTTCGCTCTCCTGAAGGATGTAGAGGGCAAGTACTTCACTTACGAGGAGTACAAGACGCTGATCAAGGACAACCAGACCGATAAGGATGGCAACCTGGTATATCTCTATGCTAACAACAAGGAGGAGCAGTACTCTTACATCGAGGCTGCCAAGCAGAAGGGTTATTCAGTGCTTCTGATGGAAGGTCAGCTTGATACCCCAATGGTCAATATGCTGGAGCAGAAGTTGGAGAAGAGCCGCTTCACACGTGTGGATGCAGATATCATCGACCGCCTCATCGTAAAGGAAGATGCCAAGAAGACAGATTTGACAAAAGACCAGTCTGACAACTTGACAGAAGTGTTCCGCTCTCAGATGCCTAAGCTCGACAAGGCTGAGTTCTTTGTTGAGATTCAGGCTTTGGGTGAGCAGAACCAGCCAGTGCTCATCACTCAGAACGAGTACATGCGCCGTATGAAGGCGATGAGCCAGTTCCAGGCAGGCATGAACTTCTATGGTCAGATGCCAGACAGCTATAACATCGTGTTGAACTCAGACCATGCTTTGGTGAAGAAGGTATTGGAGGATGCTGAGGCTAACACCGCCGATGCATTGAAGCCAATCCTTGCAGAGATCAAGGGTCAGGAAGCTCGCCTTGCAGTGCTTCATCAGGAACAGGGTAAGAAGAAGCCAGAGGAGATTACCCAGGAAGAGAAGGATGATGTTCACAACACAGAAAAGGCTATCAGCGACGAGAAGGCTAAGCGCAATGATATCATCTCGGGCTATGCCAAGAACAACAACATCGTTCATCAGCTCATCGATCTCGCCCTGTTGCAGAATGGTATGCTGAAGGGTGCTTCTCTCGATGCATTCCTGAAGAGAAGTGTGGATATGATTAAGTAA
- a CDS encoding N-acetylmuramoyl-L-alanine amidase-like domain-containing protein, whose amino-acid sequence MKVKHNFLVCAAAFMMVMPAWAKSGVVYQSQDSMRIVSLLQQAKAMKKKPANWMMWFGKQFVGVPYVGGTLDRTKEEQLVVNTRELDCTTYVEIVTALAMCAKNHETSFAAFCNHLKHVRYVGGDVEYVKRQHYFTLWVDDNVKEGIVKDIQTNPPFTAIQTISVNWMSTHPSSYKMLSAHPRWQSGIRALEQSINGKRYRYIPKGEIRNNQLFRNTIKNGDILLMITRKKGLDTTHIGIASWHKDGLHLLNASSIHKKVIDEPMTLYNYMQKHPSQIGIRACRVL is encoded by the coding sequence ATGAAAGTAAAGCATAATTTTTTGGTTTGTGCGGCGGCATTCATGATGGTGATGCCGGCTTGGGCAAAATCTGGCGTAGTGTATCAGAGCCAGGATAGTATGCGAATTGTTTCTTTGCTCCAACAGGCAAAGGCGATGAAGAAGAAACCTGCCAACTGGATGATGTGGTTCGGAAAGCAGTTTGTGGGTGTCCCCTATGTGGGCGGCACCCTGGATAGAACAAAGGAGGAGCAGCTTGTGGTGAATACCCGTGAACTGGATTGCACCACCTACGTAGAAATCGTGACTGCTCTGGCGATGTGTGCCAAGAATCACGAAACCAGTTTTGCAGCCTTTTGCAATCATCTCAAGCATGTGCGCTATGTTGGTGGCGATGTAGAGTATGTAAAGCGCCAGCATTATTTCACACTCTGGGTAGATGACAACGTAAAGGAAGGCATCGTGAAGGATATTCAGACCAATCCACCTTTCACGGCTATACAGACCATCAGCGTAAACTGGATGTCTACCCATCCATCCAGCTACAAGATGCTTTCGGCTCATCCACGATGGCAGTCGGGCATCCGGGCTTTGGAACAGAGCATCAATGGCAAGCGCTACCGCTATATTCCGAAAGGAGAGATCCGCAACAACCAGCTTTTCAGAAATACCATCAAGAATGGCGATATCCTTCTGATGATTACCCGGAAGAAGGGGTTGGACACCACGCATATCGGAATCGCTTCCTGGCACAAGGATGGTTTGCATCTGCTCAATGCCAGCAGCATCCACAAAAAAGTGATTGACGAACCGATGACACTTTATAATTATATGCAGAAGCATCCTTCCCAAATAGGTATCCGTGCTTGCAGGGTGTTGTGA
- a CDS encoding DUF4421 domain-containing protein, translating to MKTLFNSTMFKGNSEDSLTRARHEKTFFHRLGKTFTNFFREFSNINEQYIEPQHYNYTVMLQNTNTYEVYTLYGEEGQRISFAPDPSWRLGPYLGWRWVFLGYTIDLKHINMKSDHSSKKEFNLSLYSSLLGVDLFWRQTGNDYHIQRMDLSDDVNTDVLKKVSFDGFKGSIKGLNLYYIFNHRKFSYPAAYSQSTKQKLSAGSWMAGLGYTQHQLEVDWDKLSNIVDERLNQKSRNQLNQNPMNQLNQEARNQMEARIDSSLMFSKVRYSDYSATVGYGYNWVFAKNWLFNASLSVGLAYNHSRSDDPELDKFNLKNFNFKNFNIDGVGRFGVVWNNDKWYAGISSVIHSYNYHKDHFSTNNSFGSLNIYVGVNFGKKREYKNVKQ from the coding sequence ATGAAAACGCTTTTCAACTCTACGATGTTCAAGGGAAACTCTGAGGATAGCCTGACGCGTGCCCGACATGAGAAAACCTTCTTTCACCGTTTGGGAAAGACTTTTACGAATTTCTTTCGGGAGTTTTCAAATATCAACGAACAGTATATCGAGCCTCAGCATTACAATTATACCGTGATGCTCCAGAATACCAATACCTATGAGGTCTATACCCTTTATGGTGAGGAAGGACAGCGTATCTCGTTTGCGCCTGACCCTTCATGGCGATTGGGACCTTATCTGGGATGGCGATGGGTGTTCCTGGGTTATACCATAGACTTGAAGCACATCAATATGAAGAGCGACCACAGTAGCAAGAAGGAGTTCAATCTAAGCCTGTATAGCAGTCTGCTCGGAGTGGATTTGTTCTGGCGACAGACGGGTAATGACTATCATATCCAAAGAATGGATTTGAGTGATGATGTGAATACGGATGTCCTCAAAAAGGTATCTTTCGATGGCTTTAAAGGAAGCATCAAGGGCTTGAACCTTTACTATATCTTTAATCATCGTAAATTCTCATATCCAGCAGCTTATTCGCAAAGTACGAAGCAGAAGTTGAGCGCCGGTTCGTGGATGGCGGGCTTGGGATATACCCAGCATCAGCTGGAAGTGGACTGGGATAAACTTTCGAATATCGTGGATGAACGGCTGAATCAGAAATCCAGGAATCAGCTGAATCAGAATCCCATGAATCAGCTGAATCAGGAAGCAAGGAATCAGATGGAGGCAAGGATTGATAGCTCTCTGATGTTCTCGAAGGTGAGGTATAGCGATTATTCTGCCACAGTGGGATATGGCTACAACTGGGTGTTTGCCAAGAACTGGCTCTTCAACGCCTCGCTTTCCGTGGGACTTGCCTACAATCATTCCAGATCAGACGATCCGGAACTTGACAAGTTCAACCTGAAGAACTTCAACTTCAAGAACTTCAATATCGATGGTGTGGGCCGTTTTGGTGTGGTATGGAATAATGACAAATGGTATGCGGGTATCAGTTCTGTCATTCATTCTTACAATTATCATAAAGATCATTTCTCTACCAACAATTCCTTCGGCTCCCTGAACATCTATGTGGGCGTGAATTTTGGTAAGAAGCGGGAATATAAAAATGTAAAACAATGA